The following coding sequences lie in one Thermomicrobium sp. 4228-Ro genomic window:
- the purB gene encoding adenylosuccinate lyase: MIPRYTRPEMGRIWSEEHKIELWLRVEIAVAEAWAERGVVPAEALERIRRARCDLARMREIEAEVDHDVIAFIRATVESIGEDAGRYFHLGLTSSDVIDTALALQLVEASDLLLADLDALLAVVGEQAVRHRRTVMIGRTHGVHAEPITFGFKLAGWYAELQRQRERLLRAREEIRVGKISGAVGTHAHVPPEVEEAVLERLGLRVDPVSTQVVGRDRHATFLMTLAGIGSTLDRFATEIRHLQRTEVRELEEPFDPTNMGSSAMPHKRNPHESERMTGLARLLRSSVHAALENVVLWHERDISHSSVERVILPDACIVLDFMLASMMHIVRNWVVYPERMRKNLEATHGAIFSQRAMLALVQAGMDRQQAYRLIQRLAREAWERETSLRDLLHDEPTVRAYLSEEEIERIFDLEPFLRSVDVAFQRVGLPLEEPVEVGPS, translated from the coding sequence ATGATTCCCCGCTACACGCGTCCGGAAATGGGGCGCATTTGGAGCGAGGAGCACAAGATCGAACTCTGGCTCCGGGTGGAAATCGCCGTGGCGGAGGCCTGGGCCGAACGTGGCGTTGTGCCGGCGGAAGCACTGGAGCGGATTCGCCGCGCTCGCTGTGATCTTGCACGCATGCGTGAGATCGAGGCGGAGGTCGATCACGACGTCATCGCCTTCATTCGTGCGACGGTCGAGTCGATCGGGGAGGACGCTGGACGGTACTTCCACCTCGGTCTGACCAGTTCGGATGTCATCGACACGGCGCTCGCGCTCCAGCTCGTCGAGGCGAGCGATCTTCTCCTGGCTGATCTGGACGCGCTCTTGGCTGTTGTCGGCGAGCAGGCGGTGCGGCATCGACGGACGGTGATGATCGGCCGCACGCACGGGGTGCATGCTGAACCGATCACGTTCGGGTTCAAACTTGCCGGCTGGTACGCGGAGCTCCAGCGCCAGCGAGAACGGTTGCTGCGTGCGCGTGAAGAAATCCGCGTCGGAAAGATTTCCGGTGCGGTCGGGACACACGCGCATGTGCCCCCCGAGGTCGAAGAAGCGGTTCTCGAGCGACTCGGCTTGCGCGTCGATCCCGTCTCGACCCAGGTCGTGGGGCGTGACCGTCATGCGACCTTCCTCATGACATTGGCTGGGATCGGGTCGACGCTCGACCGCTTCGCGACGGAAATCCGCCACCTCCAGCGTACCGAGGTGCGCGAACTCGAGGAGCCGTTCGATCCCACGAATATGGGTTCCTCGGCGATGCCGCACAAGCGAAATCCGCACGAGAGCGAGCGGATGACCGGACTCGCTCGCTTGCTCCGGAGTTCTGTTCACGCCGCACTCGAGAACGTGGTGCTGTGGCACGAGCGCGATATCAGTCACAGTTCGGTCGAGCGCGTCATCCTGCCGGATGCCTGTATCGTGCTCGACTTCATGCTGGCTTCGATGATGCATATCGTTCGGAACTGGGTCGTCTATCCCGAGCGGATGCGCAAGAACCTGGAAGCCACGCACGGTGCCATCTTCTCGCAACGAGCGATGCTCGCGCTGGTCCAGGCGGGAATGGATCGACAGCAGGCGTACCGGCTGATCCAGCGTCTGGCTCGCGAGGCTTGGGAACGCGAGACGTCGCTGCGTGATTTGTTGCACGACGAGCCTACAGTACGGGCCTATCTCTCCGAGGAGGAGATCGAGCGGATTTTCGATCTGGAGCCATTCCTCCGCTCTGTCGATGTTGCATTTCAGCGGGTCGGCTTACCTCTGGAAGAGCCGGTTGAGGTGGGTCCATCGTGA
- the glmS gene encoding glutamine--fructose-6-phosphate transaminase (isomerizing) produces MCGIFGFVAANPLPAELVVDALRTLEYRGYDSWGIAYAFQRDRTTTLVVDKRAGRIPAASPAYGSTTIALGHTRWATHGGVTDENAHPHVDCTGTLAIVHNGIIENYRVLREMLERKGHRFRSGTDSEVFAHLLEEILTTSRSIEPNGFELESGHLLVQAVRQAFAHVRGLNAFIVLHLPSQQLVAVKSTSPLVIGIGPRGVFVSSDAVALVGHAQRVHYVSDEEIVLLRQDGPLFFDRCTGTPSLPRWEPLTLRPADTSLGGYPHYLIKEIHEQPRVIERIIRNRLDGARQLADLIRQSYGTFLVGCGTAGYAALCGSYLFSRIARRHVNAVIASEFKYQEHFLTDRSLVIALTQSGETVDVIEAVQAAKRRGARVAALVNVTGSTVDRLADFTVPLSAGPEQSVLSTKAYTAKLAVLLLAAHILNGSEHVGVDVLWRAVDGMEQALAPQTLDRIRAVADRLVDAEHCYVIGRGLSYPTALEAALKIKEVTYIHAEGFAGGELKHGVIALIEEGSPCIVVSPLDETRADILSGAMEVRSRGAWVVGISPEPDDAFHVHIPIADVGDASPLVAIVPAQLLAYELAIRRGLDPDKPRNLAKSVTVK; encoded by the coding sequence ATGTGTGGCATTTTCGGTTTTGTGGCTGCGAACCCGCTCCCAGCTGAACTCGTCGTCGACGCCTTGCGGACGCTGGAATACCGCGGATACGACTCATGGGGCATTGCGTACGCCTTCCAACGAGACCGTACGACCACGCTCGTCGTCGACAAGCGCGCTGGTCGTATTCCTGCCGCGTCCCCAGCCTACGGCTCGACGACGATCGCGCTCGGTCACACCCGCTGGGCAACGCATGGCGGCGTGACCGACGAGAACGCGCACCCGCACGTCGATTGCACCGGTACGCTGGCGATCGTCCACAACGGCATCATCGAAAACTACCGCGTTCTCCGCGAGATGCTCGAGCGGAAAGGGCATCGTTTCCGGAGCGGGACGGACAGCGAGGTCTTCGCTCACCTCTTGGAAGAGATCTTGACCACCTCCCGGTCGATCGAACCGAACGGCTTCGAACTCGAGTCGGGGCATCTCCTGGTCCAGGCCGTCCGCCAGGCCTTCGCACACGTCCGCGGTCTCAATGCCTTCATCGTGCTCCACCTCCCGTCCCAGCAACTCGTCGCCGTCAAATCGACGTCGCCGCTGGTCATCGGTATCGGACCACGCGGCGTGTTCGTCTCTTCCGACGCTGTGGCACTGGTCGGCCATGCCCAACGCGTCCACTACGTCAGTGACGAAGAAATCGTCCTGCTTCGCCAGGATGGCCCGCTCTTCTTCGACCGCTGTACGGGAACGCCGAGCCTACCACGCTGGGAACCCTTGACGCTGCGCCCGGCCGATACCTCGCTCGGCGGATACCCGCACTACCTGATCAAAGAAATTCACGAGCAACCGCGTGTCATCGAGCGGATTATTCGGAATCGGCTCGATGGTGCTCGTCAGCTCGCCGACCTGATCCGACAGTCATACGGCACGTTCCTTGTCGGCTGTGGTACTGCTGGCTACGCCGCACTCTGCGGGAGTTACCTCTTCTCCCGGATCGCACGCCGGCACGTGAACGCGGTCATCGCGTCCGAATTCAAGTACCAGGAACACTTTCTCACCGACCGGTCGCTGGTCATCGCGTTGACCCAGAGCGGTGAGACGGTCGACGTCATCGAAGCGGTGCAGGCAGCCAAGCGGCGCGGTGCGAGAGTCGCCGCCCTCGTCAACGTCACCGGCTCCACGGTCGATCGCCTCGCCGACTTCACGGTACCGTTGTCGGCTGGGCCGGAGCAGAGCGTTCTTTCGACCAAAGCGTACACGGCAAAGCTCGCCGTCCTCTTGCTGGCCGCGCACATCCTGAACGGTAGCGAGCATGTCGGCGTCGATGTCCTGTGGCGGGCGGTCGATGGCATGGAGCAAGCACTGGCACCGCAAACGCTCGATCGCATCCGAGCCGTCGCGGATCGACTCGTCGATGCCGAACACTGCTACGTGATCGGTCGCGGTTTGTCGTACCCGACGGCTCTCGAGGCTGCCTTGAAGATCAAAGAGGTGACCTACATCCATGCTGAAGGATTCGCTGGAGGAGAACTCAAGCACGGAGTGATCGCACTTATCGAAGAGGGGAGTCCGTGTATCGTGGTCTCACCGCTCGACGAAACCCGTGCTGACATCCTTTCCGGAGCGATGGAGGTTCGCAGTCGCGGCGCGTGGGTCGTTGGGATCTCACCAGAACCGGACGACGCTTTCCATGTCCACATCCCGATCGCCGATGTCGGCGACGCGTCACCGCTCGTGGCGATCGTGCCTGCCCAGCTTCTCGCCTACGAACTGGCGATCAGACGCGGGCTCGATCCCGACAAGCCACGAAATCTCGCGAAGAGTGTCACGGTGAAGTGA
- a CDS encoding TatD family hydrolase, whose protein sequence is MSVTLVDTHCHLDLPAFDADREAVLERARQAGVVAFVLIGYSPASWDRALALAERTPGLVVALGVHPNEADAFDSAVEHRLRQLLRHPLVRAVGEIGLDYHWKTVDPAIQQRVFRRQLELAQEYDLPIVLHQREAHDDLLTILNAYQRSFRGVMHCFTGDRELACRFLELGLHLGIGGVVTYRNAEPLRHAVQDMPLELMLLETDAPYLAPSPHRGKRNEPAFLPFVLATIAHLRSVSEAEIAVQTTRNALQLFRLSAIGAGGSIGSGSIETSVGEPDE, encoded by the coding sequence GTGTCCGTCACGCTCGTCGATACGCACTGCCATCTGGATCTGCCGGCGTTCGACGCCGACCGTGAGGCGGTACTGGAACGGGCGCGCCAGGCTGGTGTGGTCGCCTTCGTCCTGATCGGCTACTCGCCGGCCAGCTGGGATCGTGCACTGGCTCTCGCCGAACGAACACCCGGCTTGGTCGTCGCGCTCGGGGTTCACCCGAACGAAGCCGATGCGTTCGACTCAGCTGTCGAACACCGCCTGCGACAGCTTCTCCGTCATCCGTTGGTTCGAGCCGTCGGGGAGATCGGACTGGATTATCACTGGAAGACCGTCGATCCAGCGATTCAGCAGCGTGTCTTCCGTCGGCAACTGGAACTGGCGCAGGAATACGACCTGCCAATCGTACTCCATCAGCGTGAGGCACATGATGACCTGCTTACGATCCTGAACGCGTACCAGCGCTCGTTCCGTGGCGTGATGCACTGCTTCACCGGGGACCGCGAGCTGGCGTGCCGGTTCCTCGAGCTGGGTCTCCATCTCGGTATCGGAGGCGTGGTGACCTACCGCAACGCCGAACCGCTCCGTCACGCTGTGCAGGATATGCCGCTCGAGCTGATGCTCCTGGAGACCGATGCACCCTATCTCGCCCCCTCCCCACACCGTGGCAAGCGGAACGAGCCAGCTTTCCTTCCGTTCGTGCTCGCGACGATCGCCCATTTGCGGTCGGTCTCCGAAGCGGAGATCGCCGTTCAGACGACTCGAAACGCGCTGCAGCTCTTTCGACTGAGCGCTATCGGTGCTGGTGGTTCAATCGGATCAGGGAGCATCGAGACCTCTGTCGGAGAGCCGGACGAGTGA
- the rdgB gene encoding RdgB/HAM1 family non-canonical purine NTP pyrophosphatase, translating to MTKPRIVLATANPGKLREFRSLLPSCIDVVSAAELGIDLPPETGHTFAENALLKARAVARASGLIAIADDSGLEVDALGGRPGVHSARFAGEGATDAQNVAFLLEQLRGLPPTRRTARFRAVIALVAPDGHEALAEGTVEGTIVEAPRGQRGFGYDPIFRPLSEEHTFAEMTLEEKNRISHRARALERATAILREWLGCVDVQEPRIGDDDRRSKRPDHG from the coding sequence GTGACGAAGCCCAGAATCGTGCTCGCTACCGCGAATCCCGGGAAATTGCGCGAATTCCGATCGCTGCTTCCTTCGTGCATCGATGTCGTGTCGGCGGCCGAGTTAGGCATCGACTTGCCACCGGAGACCGGTCACACCTTCGCCGAGAACGCCTTGCTGAAGGCAAGAGCGGTCGCCCGCGCCAGTGGGCTCATCGCGATCGCGGATGACTCCGGCCTGGAGGTCGATGCACTCGGCGGTCGTCCAGGCGTACACTCCGCACGGTTCGCCGGGGAAGGTGCGACCGACGCCCAGAATGTCGCTTTCCTCCTCGAACAGTTGCGCGGTCTCCCACCCACGCGGCGGACGGCACGCTTCCGGGCGGTGATCGCTCTCGTCGCTCCGGACGGCCACGAAGCGCTTGCCGAAGGGACGGTCGAAGGTACCATCGTCGAAGCTCCACGGGGACAACGCGGGTTCGGGTACGACCCGATCTTCCGTCCACTCTCGGAAGAGCACACGTTCGCCGAAATGACATTGGAGGAGAAAAACCGGATCAGTCATCGCGCCCGCGCTCTGGAGCGCGCCACCGCTATCCTTCGCGAATGGCTCGGGTGTGTCGATGTGCAAGAACCACGGATCGGAGACGATGACCGCCGATCGAAACGACCTGACCACGGTTGA
- a CDS encoding Mur ligase family protein: MTADRNDLTTVERTFALDVTRAVDPLPLVAVTGTRGKSTTAWLLYRMLRARSLASALWSSSGVYVNDQRLPGELQPWSIVVRALAAGELDLAVQELEAPVVASVGLPEGRYALGAITTLCGNDEACLLTPESRHARRAHEIVARAVHRDGVLVLNADDPAVLGLADRSRSHVVFVALHPDNPALRRFRDRGLPALWCQDGLIIANQALVRLATSMRRLTVALRTPNEPSLGLDEAARRPAESEDVVITDVRDAPCTLGGALTFQIQNIMCASALALALGLPITTIDAVARTFLPDAQTLPGSCNILSVRGHDVLIDGARYPWALRSLIRGIRHRSPRRTLVLTHAFPWLQDGEVQEVGRLLGRLNGLIVLTEPIDDERYRLFQDGVVHNPYPPILVTQPDFEQALHYVFSLAQAGDLCLVLTAEPLRTIALLERLASD; encoded by the coding sequence ATGACCGCCGATCGAAACGACCTGACCACGGTTGAACGGACGTTCGCCCTGGACGTGACGCGTGCTGTCGACCCGTTGCCGCTCGTCGCTGTCACCGGTACGCGCGGGAAGTCGACCACCGCGTGGCTGCTCTACCGGATGCTCCGCGCCCGCTCGCTGGCGAGCGCCCTCTGGAGCAGCAGCGGCGTATACGTGAACGACCAGCGCTTACCAGGAGAACTCCAGCCATGGAGCATCGTCGTTCGCGCGCTTGCCGCAGGAGAACTCGATCTCGCCGTGCAGGAGTTGGAGGCCCCCGTCGTCGCATCTGTCGGGCTCCCTGAAGGCCGTTATGCCCTGGGGGCGATTACCACTCTCTGTGGCAACGACGAAGCCTGCCTTCTCACCCCCGAGAGCCGGCATGCCAGACGAGCTCATGAGATCGTCGCGCGGGCCGTTCACCGCGACGGCGTCCTCGTTCTCAACGCTGACGATCCGGCTGTCCTCGGTCTGGCCGACCGCTCCCGGAGCCACGTCGTCTTCGTCGCACTGCATCCAGACAACCCCGCCTTGCGGCGCTTCCGAGATCGAGGCCTCCCGGCACTCTGGTGTCAGGACGGACTCATCATCGCCAATCAAGCACTAGTTCGACTCGCCACAAGCATGCGTAGGCTTACCGTCGCGCTGCGAACACCCAACGAGCCGTCTCTGGGACTGGACGAAGCCGCTCGACGGCCAGCGGAATCGGAGGACGTCGTCATCACCGACGTCCGTGATGCTCCCTGTACGCTCGGTGGAGCACTGACGTTTCAAATCCAAAACATCATGTGTGCCAGCGCCCTGGCTTTGGCGCTGGGATTACCGATCACCACCATCGACGCAGTCGCGCGTACCTTCCTTCCGGATGCGCAGACGCTACCCGGTTCCTGCAATATCCTCTCGGTGCGGGGCCACGACGTGCTCATCGATGGAGCTCGTTACCCGTGGGCACTCCGCTCGCTTATCCGGGGGATCCGCCACCGTAGTCCGCGCCGTACGCTCGTGCTGACCCATGCTTTTCCGTGGCTACAGGATGGCGAAGTCCAGGAAGTCGGCCGACTGCTTGGTCGTCTCAATGGGTTGATCGTCCTCACCGAGCCGATCGACGACGAGCGCTATCGTCTCTTCCAGGACGGTGTCGTCCACAACCCTTACCCACCGATCCTCGTCACGCAACCCGACTTCGAACAGGCTCTTCACTACGTCTTCTCGCTCGCCCAAGCAGGTGATCTGTGCCTCGTTCTGACTGCCGAGCCGTTACGCACGATCGCGCTCCTGGAACGCCTCGCCTCGGACTGA
- a CDS encoding DNA polymerase III subunit alpha: MSRPFVHLHLHTEFSLLDGLGRIPAYMERARALGMEHVGISDHGVLYGIIDWYKAAKAEGLHPILGMEAYLAPRTVQDRDKTIFHLLLLAENERGYKNLLKLATRASLEGFYYKPRIDLAMLAEHAEGLIATSACLGGPLAQPLLEGDRETARGWAIRLREIFGPERFYVELQDHGLPEQRRVNAELVRLARELDLPLVVTNDVHYLDREDAGIQDLLICIQTNSTLNDPKRMRVQSDQLYFKSAEEMWQLFGDEVPEALLNTVRIAERCHVELEFGRLHLPDPGIPPGMTADAYLAELCWEGIQRRYPVITEEIRRRLEYELEVIRETGFSSYMLIVRDFAEFAKQRGILYGVRGSAAASIVLYALGITDVDPLANRLVFERFLNPERREMPDIDMDFADDRRHEVIEYVARKYGAEHVAQIITFGTMGAKAAIRDVGRAMGWPHAEVDRIARLIPSGVNMTLDRALEESPELRQLYENDPRSRELIDNARKLEGIARHAGTHAAGVVISASPLVEHVPLQRPARAEEGALPTTQFPMETVAEIGLLKMDFLGLANLTILANAVELIRETRGIELDLKQIPMDDPKTFALLSEGQTFGVFQLESAGMRRYIRELRPASVAELAAMIALYRPGPMQHIPTYCRAKHGLEPIRYPHPDLAEILDETYGVIVYQDQVLLIARKFAGYTLGEADIMRKAMGKKIPEKMRAERERFIAGAKAKGYSEDDAERIFNLIEPFAGYAFNKAHATCYAVISYQTAYLKANYPVEYMTAILRNAPSHPSGTVKRIAAALAECQKLGIVVLPPDINRSEATFTVETLEDGSRAIRFGLAMVKHVGEAAIEAILVARAQQPDGRFQSFEHFCEAVDWSLVNRRAVESLIKCGALDCLGDRKILLAQLDYAIQAAQARQKALRRGQMDLFSSVGSEPVAPLQFARPDIEPPDIPQRTLLAWERELLGVYVSAHPLDEYMPLVRRRGFVQIAELDEESFGQTVELLVLVSSFRKLTTRTGRVMAVLQVEDRSGSSEIVVFPDLYESVRELIADEATLVVQARVEERNEELQLVAQAIWDPRALLSELTRSSRIVHVRLPVSQSVDDDIEQMHALRELFAQFPGDDELYLHLPIGDREVTLRARLHVDWCEDFERVVNSLLGGRGAVWVEVHGPEAFLDAA; encoded by the coding sequence ATGAGTCGGCCATTCGTGCATCTGCACCTCCATACGGAGTTCTCGCTTCTCGATGGTTTGGGGCGAATCCCTGCGTACATGGAACGCGCCCGTGCCCTGGGAATGGAGCATGTCGGGATTTCTGACCACGGGGTACTCTACGGCATCATCGACTGGTACAAGGCGGCCAAGGCCGAGGGCCTGCATCCGATCCTCGGCATGGAAGCGTATCTCGCTCCCCGCACGGTTCAAGACCGGGACAAGACGATCTTCCACCTCCTTCTCCTGGCGGAAAACGAGCGTGGCTACAAGAACCTCCTGAAGCTGGCGACGCGTGCGAGCCTCGAAGGCTTTTACTACAAGCCCCGTATCGATCTGGCGATGCTGGCGGAGCATGCCGAGGGTTTGATCGCGACGTCGGCGTGCTTGGGAGGTCCGCTCGCGCAGCCGCTGCTCGAAGGGGATCGGGAGACCGCGCGGGGGTGGGCAATACGGCTGCGTGAGATCTTCGGTCCCGAGCGTTTCTACGTCGAGTTGCAGGATCACGGGTTGCCCGAGCAGCGGCGCGTCAATGCAGAACTCGTGCGTCTTGCGCGTGAACTCGATCTACCCCTCGTCGTCACGAACGATGTCCATTACCTCGATCGGGAGGATGCCGGCATCCAGGACTTGTTGATCTGTATTCAGACGAACTCGACGCTGAACGATCCGAAGCGGATGCGTGTCCAATCGGATCAGCTCTACTTCAAGAGCGCGGAGGAGATGTGGCAACTGTTCGGCGATGAGGTGCCCGAGGCACTCCTGAACACAGTTCGCATCGCTGAGCGGTGCCACGTGGAGCTCGAGTTCGGTCGGTTGCACTTACCTGACCCGGGCATTCCGCCGGGAATGACGGCCGATGCCTATCTCGCGGAGTTGTGCTGGGAGGGTATCCAGCGACGCTATCCGGTGATCACAGAGGAAATTCGCCGACGGCTCGAATACGAGCTCGAGGTCATACGGGAAACCGGCTTTTCGAGTTACATGCTGATCGTCCGCGACTTCGCCGAGTTCGCGAAGCAGCGTGGGATTCTGTACGGCGTGCGGGGCAGCGCTGCGGCGAGCATCGTCCTGTACGCGCTCGGTATCACGGATGTCGATCCACTGGCCAACCGGCTGGTCTTCGAGCGTTTCCTGAACCCCGAACGTCGAGAGATGCCGGACATCGACATGGACTTCGCGGACGACCGGCGTCACGAGGTTATCGAATACGTTGCGCGCAAGTACGGTGCCGAACACGTCGCGCAGATCATCACTTTTGGGACGATGGGAGCGAAGGCGGCGATTCGCGATGTCGGTCGAGCCATGGGGTGGCCGCATGCCGAGGTCGACCGGATCGCTCGCCTGATCCCGAGCGGCGTCAATATGACGCTCGATCGGGCGCTCGAGGAGAGCCCGGAGTTGCGTCAGCTGTACGAAAACGATCCGCGTTCGCGCGAACTGATCGACAACGCGCGCAAGCTCGAGGGCATCGCGCGCCACGCGGGCACGCACGCGGCGGGGGTGGTCATTTCGGCCTCGCCCCTGGTCGAGCATGTGCCACTGCAGCGGCCAGCGCGAGCGGAAGAAGGGGCGTTGCCGACGACGCAGTTCCCGATGGAGACCGTCGCGGAGATCGGTCTCCTCAAGATGGACTTCCTCGGGTTGGCCAATTTGACGATTTTGGCGAATGCTGTCGAGCTGATCCGCGAGACACGCGGCATCGAACTCGACCTCAAGCAGATTCCGATGGACGATCCGAAGACGTTCGCATTGCTAAGCGAAGGGCAGACGTTCGGCGTCTTCCAGCTCGAGAGTGCTGGCATGCGCCGGTACATTCGGGAGTTGCGTCCAGCATCGGTCGCCGAGCTCGCGGCGATGATCGCGCTGTATCGGCCCGGCCCGATGCAACATATCCCAACGTACTGTCGGGCCAAGCATGGACTCGAACCGATCCGGTACCCGCATCCGGACTTGGCGGAAATCCTCGACGAAACCTATGGGGTCATCGTCTATCAAGACCAGGTGTTGTTGATCGCTCGGAAGTTTGCCGGGTACACGCTCGGTGAAGCGGATATCATGCGCAAAGCGATGGGGAAGAAGATTCCGGAGAAAATGCGGGCCGAGCGTGAACGGTTCATCGCCGGCGCGAAGGCGAAAGGGTACAGCGAAGACGATGCCGAACGTATTTTCAATTTGATCGAGCCCTTCGCCGGGTATGCCTTCAACAAAGCCCACGCGACCTGTTATGCGGTCATTTCGTACCAGACCGCGTATTTGAAAGCGAACTATCCGGTCGAGTACATGACCGCTATTTTGCGCAATGCACCCAGTCATCCATCGGGAACGGTCAAGCGGATCGCTGCGGCGCTGGCTGAATGTCAGAAACTGGGTATCGTGGTTCTCCCTCCCGATATCAATCGGAGCGAAGCGACGTTCACGGTCGAGACGCTCGAGGACGGCAGTCGGGCGATCCGGTTCGGTCTGGCGATGGTCAAGCATGTCGGTGAGGCGGCGATCGAGGCGATTCTCGTCGCGCGTGCGCAGCAGCCGGACGGCCGATTCCAGAGTTTCGAGCACTTCTGCGAGGCAGTCGACTGGAGCCTGGTGAATCGGCGTGCAGTCGAGAGCTTGATCAAGTGCGGCGCGTTGGATTGCCTCGGGGATCGGAAGATTTTGCTCGCTCAGCTCGACTACGCGATACAAGCTGCGCAGGCGCGCCAGAAGGCGCTGAGGCGTGGACAGATGGACCTCTTCTCGAGCGTCGGTTCGGAGCCAGTGGCTCCCTTGCAGTTCGCCCGACCGGATATCGAGCCGCCAGATATCCCGCAGCGGACGCTCTTGGCATGGGAGCGAGAGCTTCTCGGTGTGTACGTGAGCGCTCACCCGCTGGACGAATACATGCCGCTCGTTCGGCGCCGCGGCTTCGTCCAAATCGCGGAGCTCGACGAGGAGTCGTTTGGCCAAACAGTGGAGCTGCTCGTGTTGGTGAGCAGCTTCCGGAAACTCACCACGCGGACAGGACGCGTGATGGCTGTCCTCCAAGTCGAGGATCGTTCGGGAAGCAGCGAGATCGTGGTTTTCCCGGACCTGTACGAGAGCGTGCGGGAACTCATCGCCGACGAGGCAACGTTGGTTGTCCAGGCGCGCGTCGAAGAACGGAACGAGGAACTTCAGCTGGTCGCGCAAGCGATCTGGGATCCGCGTGCGTTGCTCAGTGAGTTGACTCGGTCGTCCCGGATCGTTCATGTGCGTTTGCCGGTTTCGCAAAGTGTCGATGACGATATCGAGCAGATGCATGCTTTGCGTGAGCTGTTCGCACAGTTCCCGGGTGACGACGAACTCTACCTGCACCTCCCGATCGGCGACCGCGAGGTCACGTTGCGTGCCCGACTGCACGTCGATTGGTGCGAGGACTTCGAACGGGTGGTGAATTCCCTCCTCGGGGGCAGAGGGGCTGTGTGGGTCGAGGTGCACGGGCCGGAGGCATTTCTCGATGCCGCCTGA
- a CDS encoding helix-turn-helix domain-containing protein, translating to MVTEPVTFFGQLLKRYREAARLSQSRLAQRAGFDHSYVSRLESGRRAPTREAILRLAEALELGPADRDSLLAAAGFLPEQAEHLFGHEPVLSEVVELLQRRDVPEAIRDDLRQLLALVVRQVKRALVGVGVDLEESDQLSGWDPNWPGRPASQGAW from the coding sequence ATGGTGACCGAACCGGTGACGTTCTTCGGCCAACTGTTAAAGCGGTACCGCGAGGCTGCCCGACTCTCGCAGAGCCGCTTGGCTCAGCGGGCTGGTTTCGACCATAGCTACGTGTCGCGCCTGGAAAGCGGGCGCCGTGCTCCGACTCGGGAGGCGATCCTGCGATTAGCCGAGGCGCTCGAACTGGGGCCGGCCGACCGGGACAGTCTGCTCGCTGCCGCGGGGTTCCTGCCTGAGCAAGCAGAACACCTCTTTGGCCATGAGCCCGTCCTGAGTGAGGTCGTCGAGCTCCTCCAGCGGCGCGACGTTCCGGAGGCGATCCGCGATGACCTGCGCCAACTGCTCGCACTCGTCGTGCGGCAGGTGAAGCGCGCGTTGGTCGGAGTCGGCGTCGATCTGGAGGAGAGCGATCAGCTGTCTGGGTGGGACCCGAACTGGCCTGGGCGTCCGGCGTCACAGGGTGCCTGGTAG
- a CDS encoding cyclodeaminase/cyclohydrolase family protein gives MTSTSETIAEWPVRELVDRMRRPRYRCGGGVAACIALAQAAALADLVRRASQRVMDRALSEQLAAAFAETLQQALAQADRDRLALHQLLEALRHDSVTEQLAFVERATTVPLATADLGIELLGRLAHLEPHVPAFAASDLEAAKALARAAIQAALAMARANIPLLPAERAGQLADEITARLSKLNTALP, from the coding sequence GTGACGTCGACTAGTGAGACGATCGCAGAGTGGCCTGTGCGCGAACTCGTCGATCGCATGCGCCGGCCGCGGTACCGGTGTGGCGGCGGGGTGGCTGCCTGCATCGCGCTTGCGCAAGCAGCTGCGCTGGCGGACCTCGTCCGCCGTGCCTCCCAGCGCGTGATGGATCGCGCGCTCTCCGAGCAACTCGCGGCCGCCTTCGCGGAAACGCTCCAGCAGGCACTCGCCCAGGCGGACCGAGATCGCCTGGCGCTTCACCAGCTTCTCGAGGCACTTCGCCACGACTCGGTTACCGAACAGCTGGCTTTCGTGGAACGCGCGACGACCGTTCCGCTCGCAACCGCGGACCTCGGGATCGAATTGCTCGGTCGGCTTGCCCACCTCGAACCGCACGTACCAGCGTTCGCAGCCTCCGACCTGGAGGCGGCGAAAGCCCTCGCACGCGCTGCCATTCAGGCAGCACTCGCAATGGCCCGCGCAAATATCCCGCTGCTTCCGGCCGAGCGAGCTGGCCAGCTGGCGGATGAGATCACCGCACGCCTCTCGAAGCTCAACACCGCGCTTCCGTAA